The following proteins are co-located in the Deltaproteobacteria bacterium genome:
- the hisS gene encoding histidine--tRNA ligase: protein MTLATVRGMKDILPPESERWTALEASFRAHAGRYGFREIRTPLLERTELFARAVGETTDIVEKEMYTFTDRSGESLTVRPEGTAPVVRAFLDHRPGAGEGPVRLFYIGPMFRHERPQKGRMRQFHQMGAELFGTDAPYADAETIAFLHGFLAGSGLRGVSLEVNSLGDPECRPAYLARLMEYLAARDGELCDDCRRRRVRNPLRVLDCKAERCVRATADAPSILDSLCGPCRDHFAAVEGALSSAGVLFSRNPRMVRGLDYYRRTTFEFVIPGMGAQNTVAAGGRYDGLAQLLGGKERVPAIGFAIGVERLLMLLGEGGDASPTADVFLVTTSAALLPEAFRRKMELVAAGVRADMDYEGRSLKSQFRRADRSGAKVVLVLGEEEGRRGAVGYRDMANGIQEEIPVEEAMRRLRGVPKEG, encoded by the coding sequence ATGACATTGGCGACCGTCCGGGGGATGAAGGACATCCTTCCCCCCGAGTCCGAACGATGGACGGCTCTCGAGGCGTCGTTCCGCGCCCACGCCGGGCGGTACGGTTTCCGTGAGATCCGGACCCCCCTGCTCGAGCGCACCGAGCTCTTCGCGCGGGCGGTGGGGGAGACCACCGACATCGTCGAGAAGGAGATGTACACCTTCACCGACCGGTCCGGGGAGAGCCTCACGGTGCGCCCCGAGGGGACCGCGCCGGTGGTCCGCGCGTTCCTCGACCACCGGCCCGGCGCGGGCGAGGGACCGGTCCGCCTCTTCTACATCGGCCCGATGTTCCGGCACGAGCGCCCGCAGAAGGGGCGGATGCGGCAGTTCCACCAGATGGGCGCGGAGCTGTTCGGCACCGACGCGCCGTACGCCGACGCCGAGACGATCGCGTTCCTGCACGGATTCCTCGCGGGGTCGGGCCTGCGCGGGGTATCCCTCGAGGTCAACTCGCTCGGCGACCCGGAGTGCCGTCCCGCCTACCTTGCGCGGTTGATGGAATACCTCGCGGCGCGCGACGGCGAGCTGTGCGACGACTGCCGGCGGCGCCGGGTGCGGAACCCGCTGCGGGTGCTCGACTGCAAGGCGGAGCGGTGCGTCCGCGCCACGGCGGACGCCCCGTCGATCCTCGATTCCCTGTGCGGCCCATGTCGCGACCACTTCGCCGCGGTGGAGGGCGCCCTCTCCTCGGCCGGGGTCCTTTTTTCACGGAATCCGCGCATGGTCCGCGGGCTCGACTATTACCGGCGCACCACGTTCGAGTTCGTGATCCCCGGGATGGGGGCCCAGAACACCGTGGCGGCCGGCGGGCGCTACGATGGGCTCGCGCAGCTGCTCGGCGGAAAGGAGCGCGTGCCCGCCATCGGCTTCGCCATCGGGGTGGAGCGGCTGTTGATGCTCCTCGGTGAGGGGGGCGACGCTTCCCCCACGGCGGACGTGTTCCTCGTCACCACGTCCGCGGCGCTCCTCCCGGAGGCGTTCCGGCGGAAGATGGAGCTCGTGGCGGCGGGTGTCCGCGCCGACATGGACTACGAGGGGCGAAGCCTGAAAAGCCAGTTCCGGCGCGCGGACCGCTCCGGCGCGAAGGTGGTCCTCGTCCTCGGCGAGGAAGAGGGGCGGCGGGGCGCGGTGGGCTATCGGGACATGGCAAATGGAATCCAGGAAGAGATCCCCGTGGAGGAGGCGATGCGCCGCCTTCGCGGTGTACCCAAGGAGGGTTGA
- the aspS gene encoding aspartate--tRNA ligase, producing the protein MDTFLPEHKRTIYCGRLRPEDIGKEVVLCGWVHRRRDHGGLVFVDLRDREGLAQVVIDPVTSPEAHAKADALRVEYVLSVRGVVRRRPAGTENPNLPTGQVEVSATALAILNESKPIPFSLEDDTDVAESVRLKYRYLDLRRPSIQAMFMKRAVLARSVREYFFENGFLEVETPVLTKSTPEGARDYLVPSRVNPGMFYALPQSPQLFKQILMIAGYDRYAQIVKCFRDEDLRADRQPEFTQIDVEMSFIDRDDIFLMMEGLMARVFRDVLGEEIRNPIPRMSYREAMDRFGVDKPDTRFGLEITDRTALLSKTDFRVFAEVASRGGVIRGITAPGLGESSRSELAALEEVAKIGGASGLAWFKVTEAGLTSPLAKFFSAEQLASLREEGGAKPGDLILLVADSFDVACSSLGRLRLHLGEKLGMIDASLHHLLWVTDFPLLEWDKEGKRWGAMHHPFTAPVDEDLPLLATDPGKVRAKAYDMVLNGSEIGGGSIRIHRKDVQSRMFDLLNIGPEDARVKFGFLLEALEFGAPPHGGIAFGLDRLAMLFSGAKSIRDVIAFPKTQKATCLMTEAPSAVDLKQLRELSIRVTAPEKK; encoded by the coding sequence TTGGACACGTTTCTGCCGGAACACAAGAGGACCATCTACTGCGGCCGGCTCCGGCCGGAGGATATCGGCAAGGAGGTCGTCCTGTGCGGCTGGGTCCACCGGCGCCGGGATCACGGGGGGCTCGTGTTCGTCGACCTGCGCGACCGGGAGGGGCTGGCGCAGGTCGTGATCGATCCCGTCACCTCTCCGGAAGCGCACGCGAAGGCCGATGCCCTGCGGGTGGAGTACGTCCTTTCGGTGCGCGGCGTCGTCCGCCGCCGTCCCGCGGGTACGGAAAACCCGAACCTCCCGACGGGACAGGTGGAGGTGTCGGCGACCGCGCTCGCGATCCTGAACGAGTCGAAGCCGATCCCGTTCTCCCTCGAGGACGACACCGACGTGGCCGAAAGCGTCCGCCTCAAGTACCGTTATCTCGACCTCCGGCGGCCGTCGATCCAGGCGATGTTCATGAAACGCGCGGTGCTTGCCCGCTCCGTGCGGGAGTACTTCTTCGAGAACGGATTCCTCGAGGTCGAGACGCCGGTGCTGACCAAGAGCACCCCCGAGGGGGCGCGGGACTACCTGGTGCCGTCCCGCGTCAATCCGGGGATGTTCTACGCCCTTCCCCAGTCCCCGCAACTGTTCAAGCAGATCCTGATGATCGCCGGGTACGACCGGTATGCGCAGATCGTCAAGTGCTTCCGCGACGAGGACCTGCGCGCCGACCGGCAGCCCGAGTTCACGCAGATCGACGTCGAGATGTCGTTCATCGACCGGGACGATATCTTCCTGATGATGGAAGGGCTGATGGCCCGCGTCTTCCGCGACGTTCTCGGCGAAGAGATCCGGAACCCCATTCCGCGGATGAGCTACCGGGAGGCGATGGACCGGTTCGGGGTCGACAAGCCCGACACCCGGTTCGGGCTCGAGATCACGGATCGCACGGCGCTCCTGTCGAAGACCGACTTCCGGGTCTTCGCCGAGGTGGCGTCGCGCGGTGGCGTGATCCGGGGGATCACGGCGCCCGGCCTGGGCGAATCGAGCCGCTCCGAGCTCGCCGCGCTCGAAGAGGTGGCGAAGATCGGGGGGGCCTCCGGCCTTGCCTGGTTCAAGGTGACCGAGGCGGGGCTGACCTCCCCCCTGGCGAAGTTCTTCAGCGCGGAGCAGTTGGCCTCCCTGCGGGAAGAAGGCGGCGCGAAGCCGGGGGACCTGATCCTCCTGGTGGCCGATTCGTTCGACGTGGCGTGCTCCTCCCTCGGACGCCTCCGCCTCCACCTCGGGGAAAAGCTCGGCATGATCGACGCCTCCCTGCACCACCTGTTGTGGGTGACCGACTTCCCGCTCCTCGAGTGGGACAAGGAGGGGAAACGGTGGGGGGCGATGCACCACCCGTTCACCGCGCCGGTCGACGAGGACCTCCCGCTGCTTGCGACGGATCCCGGGAAGGTCCGCGCCAAGGCGTACGACATGGTGCTGAACGGCTCGGAGATCGGGGGGGGGAGCATCCGTATCCACCGGAAGGACGTGCAGTCCCGGATGTTCGACCTGCTGAACATCGGACCGGAGGACGCCCGGGTGAAGTTCGGGTTCCTCCTGGAGGCGTTGGAATTCGGCGCGCCGCCGCACGGCGGGATCGCCTTCGGGCTGGACCGGCTGGCGATGCTCTTCTCGGGCGCGAAATCGATTCGCGACGTGATCGCCTTCCCGAAGACCCAGAAGGCGACATGCCTCATGACGGAGGCCCCGTCCGCGGTCGACTTGAAGCAGTTGCGCGAACTTTCGATCCGGGTGACGGCGCCGGAAAAGAAGTAG
- a CDS encoding acetate--CoA ligase family protein, giving the protein MLPGELFHPGSVAVVGASRNPEKVGYGVFANLVQAGFQGKIYGVNPGGGELFGHPLYPSIEAIPGPVDLGVFVVPPNAVLEGIPRLAAKGMRAGIVISAGFKEIGGAGVALERSLREAATSAGVRVLGPNCLGLIDTHASLNASFSRGTPPKGFISFFSQSGALCTAVLDWAIGRNVGFSKFVSLGNKADISESDILEFLADDPSTRVILGYVESIDDGRRFLRAARNVTPRKPVIIVKAGTTAAGARAASSHTGSLAGSDRAYAAAFRQGGVLRAGTLEDLFDLALGFAMQPLPRGDRLLILTNAGGPGILAADTASLLGIPLAGVSASLRERILPALPPTASLANPVDIIGDARADRYRTVLSALRDEPSVDAVLVLLTPQAMTEPDETARATVSVLAGSGKTVFASFLGEATVASSRRILSDGGVPNYPVPERAVRTLSAMLRYSRIRSAGGPGEEEPPSIRQENAERLVGCALAAGRRALGEEESRGILEAYGFTFPRHAFAGTSDAAVAAYREMGCASVVMKIVSPQILHKTDVGGVRLGLRGEEDVARAFMEITSSVRRLAPSAWIAGVSIQEMVTGGRELIVGMSRDPQFGPLLMFGLGGIYVEVLKDVSFRVAPVSRRDAEEMVREIRAWPLLAAYRGSEPADEGAIVESLLRVSRLSCDFPEIQELDINPLLVLPKGKGIRAIDCRMTIAEASR; this is encoded by the coding sequence ATGCTCCCTGGCGAACTGTTCCATCCGGGATCGGTCGCCGTCGTCGGGGCGTCCCGAAACCCGGAGAAAGTCGGGTACGGGGTGTTCGCCAACCTCGTGCAGGCCGGGTTCCAGGGGAAGATCTACGGGGTGAATCCCGGCGGCGGAGAGCTGTTCGGCCACCCGCTGTACCCGTCCATCGAAGCGATCCCCGGGCCGGTCGACCTGGGCGTCTTCGTCGTCCCGCCGAACGCCGTCCTCGAAGGGATTCCCCGGCTTGCGGCGAAGGGGATGCGCGCCGGGATCGTCATCTCCGCCGGATTCAAGGAGATCGGAGGGGCGGGGGTCGCCCTCGAACGATCCCTGCGCGAGGCGGCGACCTCCGCGGGGGTCCGGGTGCTGGGCCCCAACTGCCTCGGCCTGATCGACACGCACGCCTCGCTGAATGCCTCGTTCTCCCGCGGTACGCCCCCCAAGGGGTTCATCTCCTTCTTCTCCCAATCCGGCGCGCTCTGCACCGCGGTGCTCGACTGGGCCATCGGCCGGAACGTCGGCTTCTCCAAGTTCGTGAGCCTCGGGAACAAGGCCGATATCTCGGAGTCGGACATCCTCGAGTTCCTCGCCGACGATCCGTCGACCCGGGTCATCCTCGGGTACGTAGAGAGCATCGACGACGGCCGCCGCTTCCTGCGCGCGGCCCGGAACGTGACGCCCCGCAAGCCGGTCATCATCGTGAAGGCGGGAACCACCGCCGCGGGCGCGCGCGCCGCCTCTTCCCACACCGGCAGCCTCGCCGGGTCCGACCGCGCCTACGCGGCGGCGTTCCGGCAGGGCGGGGTGCTCCGGGCGGGGACGCTGGAGGATCTCTTCGACCTGGCCCTCGGATTCGCGATGCAGCCGCTCCCCCGGGGGGATCGGCTCCTGATCCTGACGAACGCGGGTGGTCCGGGGATCCTCGCGGCGGACACGGCTTCGCTGCTCGGCATTCCCCTCGCCGGGGTCTCCGCGTCCCTTCGGGAGCGGATCCTTCCCGCGCTGCCGCCCACGGCGAGCCTGGCGAACCCGGTGGACATCATCGGGGACGCCCGCGCGGACCGGTACAGGACCGTCCTCTCTGCGCTCCGGGACGAGCCGTCGGTCGACGCCGTCCTCGTCCTGCTGACGCCGCAGGCGATGACGGAGCCGGACGAGACCGCGAGAGCGACCGTTTCCGTCCTCGCCGGCTCCGGCAAGACCGTGTTCGCCTCCTTCCTCGGGGAGGCGACGGTGGCCTCGTCGCGCCGGATCTTAAGCGACGGCGGCGTCCCCAACTACCCGGTTCCCGAGCGGGCCGTGCGGACCCTTTCCGCGATGCTTCGATACTCCCGCATCCGCTCGGCGGGCGGGCCGGGGGAGGAGGAGCCCCCGTCGATCCGCCAGGAAAACGCGGAGCGCCTCGTCGGCTGCGCCCTTGCCGCGGGTCGGAGAGCGCTCGGGGAGGAGGAGTCCCGCGGAATCCTCGAGGCGTACGGGTTCACGTTCCCGCGCCACGCCTTCGCCGGGACGAGCGACGCCGCCGTCGCGGCGTACCGCGAGATGGGGTGCGCGTCCGTTGTGATGAAGATCGTCTCGCCGCAGATCCTTCATAAGACGGATGTGGGCGGCGTGCGACTCGGCCTTCGCGGTGAGGAAGACGTGGCCCGGGCCTTCATGGAGATCACTTCTTCCGTCCGCCGGCTGGCCCCTTCGGCCTGGATCGCCGGCGTGTCGATCCAGGAGATGGTCACGGGAGGCAGGGAACTCATCGTGGGGATGAGCCGCGACCCCCAGTTCGGTCCGCTCCTGATGTTCGGCCTCGGCGGGATCTACGTGGAGGTGCTGAAGGACGTCTCCTTCCGGGTGGCGCCGGTTTCGCGGCGCGACGCCGAAGAGATGGTCCGGGAGATCCGCGCCTGGCCGCTGCTCGCCGCATACCGGGGAAGCGAGCCCGCGGATGAGGGTGCGATCGTGGAGTCGCTGCTCCGGGTGTCGCGCCTGTCGTGCGACTTCCCGGAGATCCAGGAACTCGACATCAACCCGTTGCTGGTCCTGCCGAAAGGGAAAGGCATCCGCGCGATCGATTGCCGGATGACCATCGCGGAGGCAAGCCGATGA
- a CDS encoding phosphotransacetylase family protein: MKLYIASTSEFAGKTLLALALGTIWKEAGVKVGYVKPLGKIPVMREGRLVDGDATFLADALALDAPPEAVCPVVITQDLVMAAWRGEELRLRGRISAAVRDAEARSEVLLVGGTANLRDGIFLGLSPLEFIVNYDCRVVLLDRFEGEKSMDQVLSAADALGPRFLGVVFNRVQPAQEKFVQETVIPFFSARGVRVLGVIPSDPVLGSVSVRALADSLSASVVCGGDDGGKAMIERFCVGAMDVEHALRVFRGISRKAVVTGGHRTDIQLAALETDTVCLVLTGGVAPNELILARAREKGVAVLTVAEDTMATVDRFESLLGRLRIREPEKIRRGVDLVRASVDTAGLLSLCRHDS; this comes from the coding sequence ATGAAGCTGTACATCGCGTCGACGTCGGAGTTCGCGGGGAAGACCCTGCTGGCCCTCGCCCTGGGAACGATCTGGAAGGAAGCGGGGGTGAAGGTGGGGTACGTCAAGCCCCTCGGGAAGATCCCGGTGATGCGGGAGGGACGGTTGGTGGACGGGGACGCGACATTCCTGGCGGACGCGCTGGCCCTGGACGCGCCGCCGGAGGCGGTCTGCCCCGTCGTGATCACCCAGGACCTGGTGATGGCCGCCTGGCGCGGCGAGGAGCTGCGCCTGCGGGGGAGGATCTCCGCCGCCGTGCGCGACGCCGAGGCGCGGTCCGAGGTGCTCCTCGTCGGGGGGACCGCGAACTTGCGGGACGGCATCTTCCTCGGGCTCTCCCCGCTGGAGTTCATCGTGAACTACGACTGCCGCGTCGTGCTCCTGGACCGGTTCGAGGGGGAGAAATCGATGGACCAGGTCCTGTCGGCGGCCGACGCCCTGGGGCCGCGGTTCCTCGGCGTCGTCTTCAACCGTGTCCAGCCGGCGCAGGAAAAATTCGTCCAGGAAACGGTGATCCCCTTCTTCTCCGCGCGGGGAGTGCGCGTGCTGGGAGTGATCCCCTCGGACCCCGTGCTCGGGAGCGTGAGCGTCCGGGCCCTGGCGGACTCCCTCTCCGCGTCGGTCGTGTGCGGTGGGGATGACGGCGGGAAGGCGATGATCGAGCGGTTTTGCGTGGGCGCGATGGACGTGGAACACGCCCTTCGGGTCTTCCGGGGGATCTCCCGGAAGGCGGTCGTCACCGGCGGGCACCGCACGGATATCCAGCTGGCCGCGCTCGAGACCGACACGGTGTGTCTCGTGCTGACCGGCGGCGTCGCGCCGAACGAGCTCATCCTGGCCCGCGCGCGGGAGAAGGGGGTGGCCGTCCTGACCGTGGCCGAGGATACGATGGCGACGGTGGACCGGTTCGAGAGCCTTCTCGGCCGCCTGCGGATCCGGGAGCCGGAAAAGATCCGTCGGGGCGTCGACCTGGTGCGAGCGTCCGTGGACACCGCCGGGCTGCTGTCGCTGTGTCGCCACGATTCTTGA
- a CDS encoding AbrB/MazE/SpoVT family DNA-binding domain-containing protein encodes MKASIVRIGNSQGIRIPKVVLEQTQLKGEVELEVRDQQILIRAVAKPRHDWGRKFRVMAEKGDDKMLDNEAIGLTSWDKEEWQWK; translated from the coding sequence ATGAAGGCAAGCATTGTTCGCATTGGAAATTCTCAGGGGATCAGAATCCCGAAGGTGGTGTTGGAGCAAACACAACTGAAGGGTGAGGTCGAGCTTGAGGTAAGAGACCAACAGATATTGATTCGGGCCGTCGCGAAGCCCCGGCATGATTGGGGCCGGAAATTCCGAGTCATGGCTGAGAAAGGCGACGACAAGATGCTTGATAACGAGGCTATTGGCCTGACTTCCTGGGACAAGGAAGAATGGCAATGGAAGTAA
- a CDS encoding type II toxin-antitoxin system PemK/MazF family toxin: MAMEVKRFDVYLVNLDPTIGHEIKKSRPCLVISPDEMNRYISTVIVAPMTTKGRNYPTRVPCTFQGKEGQVVIDQLRTVDKIRLAKRLGRIDPETQAHVFSVLSELFSE, from the coding sequence ATGGCAATGGAAGTAAAACGATTTGATGTCTATTTGGTAAACCTTGACCCAACTATTGGTCACGAAATTAAAAAAAGCCGTCCATGCCTAGTTATCTCTCCTGATGAAATGAATCGATATATATCGACAGTGATAGTTGCGCCCATGACCACCAAAGGGCGCAACTATCCAACCCGAGTTCCTTGTACATTTCAAGGCAAGGAAGGGCAGGTTGTCATTGACCAGCTACGAACTGTTGACAAAATCAGATTGGCCAAGCGTTTGGGGAGGATTGATCCTGAAACGCAAGCTCACGTATTTTCAGTATTATCAGAACTATTTTCTGAATGA
- a CDS encoding type II toxin-antitoxin system Phd/YefM family antitoxin, which yields MPKVLPTEDVRTLSEFRANTAAFVNQVRKTRRPLILTQHGRSAAVLLDVKAYEGLIEHAELLHDIEVAEAQIAEGKFIEHDDFKKYIFERLGL from the coding sequence ATGCCCAAAGTTCTCCCCACCGAAGATGTCAGAACCCTTTCAGAATTTAGGGCCAACACCGCCGCTTTTGTAAACCAAGTTAGAAAAACCCGGCGTCCGCTGATTTTGACACAGCATGGGCGGAGTGCTGCTGTGTTACTGGACGTCAAGGCTTATGAGGGCCTTATTGAGCATGCCGAATTACTTCATGACATAGAGGTTGCAGAGGCTCAAATCGCTGAAGGGAAATTTATAGAGCATGATGATTTCAAAAAATATATATTTGAGCGTCTTGGACTATGA
- a CDS encoding reverse transcriptase domain-containing protein translates to MNNWQHRHTGVGQLYRYADDFVVVCRRKEEAEEARRIIGQILERLKLTLHPDKTRIVSMKEEGFDFLGFHFRKKPSKRTGRLAPYAWPGTKAMRSVRAKVREQTERRRLRVDLPELVGDLNRVIRGWRNYFRVGNSTKKLADLDRYVRLRLWKFLEGRQGARGRLTPIAFTAWLRQSGVAYFYPPGRGRNTALHATWRRLSESRMRENLTYGLMRQGVETVMESSSQAPPLDPTS, encoded by the coding sequence ATGAACAACTGGCAGCATCGGCATACAGGGGTGGGCCAGCTCTATCGGTACGCCGATGACTTCGTGGTCGTTTGCCGCCGCAAGGAAGAGGCGGAAGAAGCGCGACGGATCATCGGGCAGATCCTGGAGAGGTTAAAGCTTACTCTTCATCCAGACAAGACGCGCATTGTCTCGATGAAAGAGGAGGGTTTTGACTTCTTGGGGTTCCACTTTCGCAAGAAGCCGTCGAAGCGCACTGGACGTCTGGCCCCATACGCTTGGCCGGGAACAAAGGCCATGCGATCCGTTCGGGCCAAGGTCCGGGAACAGACCGAACGGAGAAGGCTCCGGGTAGATCTGCCGGAGTTGGTAGGTGACCTGAACCGGGTGATCAGGGGATGGCGCAACTACTTCCGTGTGGGGAACTCCACGAAGAAGCTGGCGGACCTGGACAGGTACGTGCGGCTCCGGTTGTGGAAATTCCTTGAGGGTCGGCAAGGGGCGCGGGGAAGGTTGACGCCGATAGCGTTTACGGCGTGGCTGCGGCAAAGCGGAGTGGCGTACTTCTATCCACCGGGACGAGGTCGGAATACAGCCTTGCATGCCACATGGCGAAGGTTGTCGGAAAGCCGTATGAGGGAAAACCTCACGTACGGTTTGATGCGGCAGGGGGTGGAAACCGTGATGGAATCGTCATCTCAGGCGCCACCCCTTGACCCTACAAGCTGA
- the mdh gene encoding malate dehydrogenase: MSRKKITVIGAGNVGATTAQRLAETDFCDVVLVDIVEGMPQGKALDLMQSGPVYGYDSKVIGTNGYEETAGSDIVIITSGLARKPGMSRDDLLKVNAGIVKDVTLKAIAKSPQALFIVVSNPLDAMTYVAYKHSKLPANKVMGMAGILDSARFRAFIAMELGVSVRDVTAFVLGGHGDTMVPSTKYTTVAGIPVEDLIPMDRLAQILERTAKGGAEIVSLLKTGSAFYAPSAATVQMCESIVLDKKMILPCAVLSSGKYDGCDGLFVGLPAKLGAGGVEEVVKFKLAANEAEALKRSAAAVRELCEAVDRLGF; the protein is encoded by the coding sequence ATGAGCCGGAAAAAGATCACGGTAATCGGAGCGGGAAACGTCGGGGCGACGACCGCGCAGCGGCTGGCCGAGACGGACTTCTGCGACGTCGTGCTCGTCGACATCGTCGAGGGGATGCCGCAGGGGAAGGCGCTCGACCTGATGCAGTCCGGCCCGGTCTACGGGTACGACAGCAAGGTCATCGGGACCAACGGGTACGAGGAGACGGCCGGGTCCGATATTGTCATCATCACGTCGGGGCTGGCGCGCAAGCCGGGGATGAGCCGCGACGACCTCCTCAAGGTCAACGCGGGGATCGTGAAGGACGTGACCCTCAAGGCGATCGCCAAGTCCCCCCAGGCGCTCTTCATCGTCGTGTCGAATCCCCTCGACGCCATGACCTACGTGGCGTACAAGCACAGCAAGCTTCCGGCCAACAAGGTGATGGGCATGGCGGGGATCCTCGACTCCGCCCGTTTCCGGGCCTTCATCGCCATGGAACTGGGCGTCTCCGTGCGCGACGTGACGGCCTTCGTCCTTGGCGGCCACGGCGACACGATGGTTCCTTCCACCAAATACACCACCGTGGCCGGCATCCCGGTGGAGGACCTCATCCCCATGGACCGGCTGGCGCAGATCCTCGAGCGGACGGCGAAGGGCGGCGCGGAGATCGTCTCCCTTCTCAAGACGGGGTCGGCGTTCTACGCCCCCTCGGCCGCGACCGTCCAGATGTGCGAATCGATCGTGCTCGACAAGAAGATGATTCTTCCCTGCGCGGTCCTCTCAAGCGGAAAGTACGACGGGTGCGACGGGCTCTTCGTCGGCCTGCCGGCCAAGCTCGGCGCCGGCGGGGTGGAGGAGGTCGTCAAGTTCAAGCTGGCCGCGAACGAGGCCGAGGCGTTGAAGCGGTCGGCGGCGGCGGTCAGGGAGCTTTGCGAGGCGGTCGACCGGCTCGGGTTCTAA
- the sucC gene encoding ADP-forming succinate--CoA ligase subunit beta has product MNIHEYQAKAVLSKYGVAVPKGKVADTPAEAEIIAAEFGTPVVVKAQIHAGGRGKGGGVKFAKTPEEAREHAKQIIGMTLVTHQTGPQGKKVKRVLVEQAGRIKRELYVGMVIDRGLSRVVMMASTEGGMEIETVAANTPEKILKEWVDPAVGLMPFQARKLAFGLGIPGELTGKAVKFMIGLYKAFVDTDCSLAEINPLVLTEEGDIVALDAKMNFDGNGLFRHKDIEVLRDFDEEDATETEAARFGLSYISLDGNIGCMVNGAGLAMATMDMIKHCGGSPANFLDVGGGATAEAVTNAFRLILSDSKVKAILVNIFGGIMKCDIIAEGVVTAAKTLGLTVPLVVRLEGTNVEKGREILAASKLNIISAADMGDAAKKVVLAAAGRAN; this is encoded by the coding sequence ATGAATATACACGAGTACCAAGCCAAGGCCGTTCTGTCCAAGTATGGCGTGGCCGTCCCGAAGGGGAAGGTCGCGGATACCCCGGCGGAGGCCGAGATCATCGCCGCGGAGTTCGGCACACCCGTCGTCGTGAAGGCCCAGATCCACGCCGGTGGGCGTGGCAAGGGCGGCGGCGTGAAGTTCGCGAAAACCCCCGAAGAGGCGCGGGAGCACGCGAAGCAGATCATCGGGATGACCCTGGTGACCCACCAGACGGGACCCCAGGGGAAGAAGGTGAAGCGGGTCCTGGTCGAGCAGGCGGGCAGGATCAAGCGGGAACTCTACGTTGGAATGGTCATCGACCGGGGGCTTTCCCGGGTCGTGATGATGGCCTCCACCGAAGGCGGGATGGAGATCGAGACGGTCGCGGCGAATACGCCCGAGAAGATCCTGAAGGAGTGGGTCGACCCGGCCGTGGGCCTGATGCCGTTCCAGGCGCGCAAGCTCGCCTTCGGCCTCGGGATCCCCGGGGAGCTCACGGGGAAGGCGGTCAAGTTCATGATCGGCCTCTACAAGGCGTTCGTCGACACCGACTGCTCGCTCGCGGAGATCAACCCCCTGGTGCTGACCGAGGAGGGGGACATCGTCGCCCTCGACGCCAAGATGAACTTCGACGGCAACGGCCTGTTCCGCCACAAGGACATCGAGGTCCTGAGGGACTTCGACGAAGAGGACGCGACCGAGACCGAGGCGGCCCGTTTTGGCCTCTCCTACATCAGCCTCGACGGCAACATCGGCTGCATGGTCAACGGCGCGGGGCTCGCGATGGCCACGATGGACATGATCAAGCATTGCGGCGGCAGCCCGGCGAACTTCCTCGACGTGGGCGGCGGCGCGACCGCCGAGGCGGTGACCAACGCCTTCCGGCTGATCCTGTCCGATTCGAAGGTGAAGGCGATCCTCGTGAACATCTTCGGCGGCATCATGAAGTGCGACATCATCGCCGAAGGCGTGGTGACGGCGGCGAAGACCCTTGGGCTCACCGTTCCCCTCGTCGTCCGGCTCGAGGGGACGAACGTGGAGAAGGGGAGAGAGATCCTCGCGGCGTCGAAGCTCAACATCATTTCCGCGGCCGACATGGGCGACGCGGCGAAGAAAGTCGTCCTGGCCGCCGCCGGCCGGGCGAACTAA